The DNA sequence GCAGCATCTTCTGCAACGCGTGACACAGGTCTTCAAATTGGTCAAAACGCGATTCCATCGCATCCAATCTCCCTTCCATTTTGTGTGATCGTGGCTGCACCATTCACCACAAGTACCAAGATCTGTGGACTTCTGATAATAGTTGGTAGGGACTGAGAGCTAGTAGAATTAGGAGATTTTAGTGATGAACTAGGGATCGTAAATCACAATCCCTAATTGAAATACACTGTTGGATCTAATCAATTCTGGAGAGAATTTTCCTCTCCTAAATTAACAAACTGAATAGAACTAACTAGAACTAACTAACCCCTAGAATTTATAGGCAGTAGTTAAGCCTAGAACTACTGCTCCTAACCTACTAAACTAGCTTAAAAGAGCTAACTAGCAGCCAACCAgcaataattataaattaagtaGTGAAAATTCAGCTTATCTATTCCTTACATCTCCTcctataaataataaaaacctATTTCTATCATCGAGGAAAATTAAGGGTTGCTGTAATTGGTTGAAGTTGGTGTGGGTTATGCCAAATAATCACAGTAACTATTTAGATCTGTAGTTAAAATCAGAATTTATAGTgtgaaataaaagaaatggaTCATTTTGTTTTTTACAGTTATATATAGACATTGTGGAGGTTAAGGAATCAAATAATTATTGAAGATGTTGATGTATATGAAAAGATATTATGTAAAGAAATTAGAAGTATCCTGTATTTATGCTGACAAACTGTTTACAGAATTGGATAAAAGTAATGAGATGGTTGGGAGTACTTGAAAAATTGAGGGGATTCGAATCGAGTAATGATGCATTTGGATTTTGGAACAAGAGATAGGGTAGAAGAGGACACTAACACACAGACAATAATGTCATTCCTCTAAGATGTTATGTCTTTGAGGCACTAACCAAACGAGCCTTACATTTGGTGATGTTGTGTGAGATACTGAGATTAGTGCAACTTCATCTGTGTGTAAAGCAAAGGCACTGGGACTTGAAGAATCCATCCAATTTATGATTAAAGAGAATGGTTGCTCGGAAAAATGACTCGGAAAGTTAAACTTTTTTAAAGATTACCCAATTTTAGTAGGTTGGAGATCTAAATTCTTCGTGAGAAAGAAAGGGTTTTAGAGTAAAAgaatttcaatttaaataaattagaatATCAAACTTAATTTCATCAAGTTACACAAAAATTTATGGTTCTCAATACCACTAGTTGTTGCTTTACCAAATATCCACGAGAAGAATGAGATCTAGGACTTGTTATAAGCTTGCACGGGATACCTATCGTGAAACTATATCCTAAACActtaaattatcaaataaagacatatgaataattatatatctaataATACCATAGTATAGAGGACAACTCTTTAGCTGACAAGAGGGAGCTTGGCACTATAATGGTTGGGTTATAATCTTTTGGGATGCTTCTGCTAAATCCCAAAGATTGTTTATATGTACATACTTTTCTCTCTATACCTACTATATGGTCAAGTTTAATAAAGTATCACTAAAAAAAAGTACTTTCCATCTTCTCAAAATAAAATCAACAATCAAGCAAAAGACTCACCAATCTTAACGATGTTTGCATTTGGATGAGAAGAGATTTAATCAattataacataaaaattatgataAGATTATAGGATAAATTTTTGCCATTATTCCTAAAACACAACCAGGCCAATGATAAGATACTTTCATCCTTCTTTGTGAGATATTACTTAGCTAGATAGAAGTGTATTACTTGGTTAATAAGAAGTGTATTACTTAACTAGTCATAATCCTACAACTTTTTTTATTTCCAAATCACCAAGATGGCTTAGAACTTACCTTGACAGAAGTTCTATTCACAAGAAGATTCATGATACCCATTTCAGCTTGTTGAGATGCAACACTTTCCTTGTTAATTGAACCGACACAAGGTTTTTGTATTGTAAGCTTGGGAGCGACGGTCTTGTAGGCCGTACTCGGTATATGCCAGAAAATAATCTCTGGCACCCTGCCAATTACAAATAATATATGCTTCATTTGAGTCATTAGAAAAATACAAGGGAAAACAAGAGAATCAAAGAACTATTTTCTAGTTATTTTCTTAATCTATGAAGCACTAAACTTTGCTGACTTATTGTGTCTGGGTGTCAGACATATTTTGGACACGACATTTATCAATATGCATTTTGCGTGTCTTTTTTGTCCAACtgtatcttaataaaaaataaaaaattcttcttCGAAGATACTTAGACACACCTAATTATTGCATCTCgagtcttattcttaacatgtaTTCTTGAAATGAATTtagaaatagtatatattattattaattaaaacatgaaaatattttaaatattttgtataattaaaaagacataaaaaaattacaaattaatttatattataatatcaaaaaaatatcaaaatatcattataagttatctaaaaaatattatatatatatgtgtgtgcgTGTGTGCCTGTGTGCGTGTATGTCCCTTCATGTCttataagaatttaaaattcGTATGTTCATGGGTCTCATATTCCGTGTTGTGTCTCGTGTCTGTATTAGTGTCCGTAGATCAgagttcttaattgaaaaaccCAAATAAGAAACCAGAAGAAAAACTGTTTATCCGAATATAAATGCAATGCTTTATTCTACCTTGAATCACTATTAATTTGTTTGCTTTTCTGCTGAAACCATTCTGCCTGAGCACTAGATATTATTTCCGGATACGAACCACCACCAGAATCAAGGAAGTAGAGGAAAGCCAAGGGCAATTGTGGATCGTCTGATGATGAAACTTGAAGGACATAGTTAGAGACACTTGGCCAAAGATTTCTAGGACCATAGGTAGAGAAAGAACCATTGTGCTTGATCTCGTTCTTCAGTAGTTCAGGTCGTCCTGTTCCTTTGAAACATCCTTCTTCTCCTGAAAATGATCAAATCTGAATCAGCTTGGTCTGAATTGATTAAACGTAACCAAAACTCAGCAACTAAAATACAATTTCAGTGGACAAGTTTTTTGACGTGATGAATTTTTCGTCTTGTCACTAGCTTCTTCACGTATCTCTCGCTCAAGTGCCTCTCCTCCAATTGTGTCCCTATGCAGTGGCGGAGCTTCAAAGAAATTTTTGGAGGgccaaaaaatttaataaaaataattaaaaaattatataataatatttatattaaaaaaatttgtaaatataattagtttttaaatttgttattaatacgtgcaatatatatagttaaggttaactaaaaaattaaagcTGGTTTTGGTTAACTAAAAATTTGGTTTACAAACTGAttttaaatgataaaattagttattaattggttataaaattaatacattagttttaaaaatacatattaaattttaaaaaataataggtttttttacaaaaaaaaaaaaactaatttttgcacataaaaaatatttttaatctaaaaactaatttttcttttgaaaaaactattttttaattatgcaaataaattataatttataagttaatttttaacattctaaaaaaattaattttaaagcatcTATTTTTCAAAAGTCTCAAAActagttatttttattgttatttctattacaatcaaataatatattacaccaaaataaaattttaactttctaataaaataaaatatcaaaatctaCTAATATATATAGGGCTAATACTACAATGATATGTAGTTTGCAATGgtgatttaaaaaataaaataatgactATTTATTAGCATGTGGCATACTACTAGTTATACCACAGCTTTTAGtgttctaaaaataaaataatatataaaagtgtATGAGACTATCAACCGCGTATCATACAAGAATAAAAAGTTAAATGAATGATAAACACAGATATGTAAAATGAAAATATGTGAATTTAACTATCTGAgttaatcttattttatgtgAAAAAGaactactaatttttttataaaatctttgGGGGAGCCATGGCCTATTGCCCTAACAAATCTGAGTGTTTGCATACACTTGTAACTTGTTTGTGTGCTTTTACtagctaactagataattataCCCGATCGAATAATGTTACGTGACTAacaaaatttatcaatttttgaCTGACACTTATCAATATTCTAAGTGTTAATTTAAATTGACTTTTTtgagttaaaaaatattttttaaaaaaataaagtacttttattcaattttaacttatttgaataaatcttaaatattaaattctaacTCCTAAACTTTAACCCCaattttaatagtataaaattgaAATGTTAgctaaaaatattgaataatatTACTAAAAAGTGTTGGctcccttttttctttttggaaaTTACAAAAAAACCTATTCTTTAATCCTCAGAGAAATATTCATAACTCCACAGAAACCAGATCAACCTACTTCGACGAATGTATTAAAGATCATATACTATGATTATATTTTCAACTCCCTATCAAGAAAATATGTACAATAACAAGATTCTTAATTATCTGAAACGTATTACCGAGTACCTGAACAAAAAGTTCCGGTTGGAGGGCAACGGATTTGAGGAATTCCAAGTGTTGAGAACCACTCTAATGGCCACTCAAATGGAGCATCGTCATGGTTTCCGAATACACTGGCCCAAGGTATGCCCCTGTTTTGCGTAGGAGAGATTGCCTGCTCCCAGTACAAGCTTGCATTTGCAACCATTATGTTGTTAGCCGTAATCACATCACCAAGATATATCACAAAATCTGTCATATAGTTTCATTAGCCTTTGGTATTTATGAAACCTATAAATGatcataaagaaaattaattcaCAGACATAGGGGGCAAGAAAAGATTCATAGCTACCTTGAACTAAAGCAGTTCTCTTCAATAAATTCATAACAACTTCTCCTAAGTAATTAGCATATTTGGAATTTAAACATGTAACTACTCAAGCATCACATATAACATGTTCATATCCCTGTATTTTTTTACCTGTGTATCCAATAATGGAATGTcgtctaataaaaaataatcatttttttttacattaattacATAAATAGTCTTAAAAAAAGGATGTGACTGCA is a window from the Arachis stenosperma cultivar V10309 chromosome 3, arast.V10309.gnm1.PFL2, whole genome shotgun sequence genome containing:
- the LOC130968838 gene encoding probable inactive purple acid phosphatase 16 isoform X1; amino-acid sequence: MGKKPDRSHWKTVLPLLFLSLFSTVGSSWSSSNHRRASSTIRFRLGRDTGGERLVPMRAGAAFKIALFADLHFGEAESTDWGPVQDVNSIRVMNTVLDDETPDFVIYLGDVITANNIMVANASLYWEQAISPTQNRGIPWASVFGNHDDAPFEWPLEWFSTLGIPQIRCPPTGTFCSAPPLHRDTIGGEALEREIREEASDKTKNSSREEGCFKGTGRPELLKNEIKHNGSFSTYGPRNLWPSVSNYVLQVSSSDDPQLPLAFLYFLDSGGGSYPEIISSAQAEWFQQKSKQINSDSRVPEIIFWHIPSTAYKTVAPKLTIQKPCVGSINKESVASQQAEMGIMNLLVNRTSVKAIFVGHNHGLDWCCPYQKLWLCYARHTGYGGYGDWPRGARILEITENPFSLKTWIRMEDGQMHSEVGLS
- the LOC130968838 gene encoding probable inactive purple acid phosphatase 16 isoform X2 — encoded protein: MGKKPDRSHWKTVLPLLFLSLFSTVGSSWSSSNHRRASSTIRFRLGRDTGGERLVPMRAGAAFKIALFADLHFGEAESTDWGPVQDVNSIRVMNTVLDDETPDFVIYLGDVITANNIMVANASLYWEQAISPTQNRGIPWASVFGNHDDAPFEWPLEWFSTLGIPQIRCPPTGTFCSGEEGCFKGTGRPELLKNEIKHNGSFSTYGPRNLWPSVSNYVLQVSSSDDPQLPLAFLYFLDSGGGSYPEIISSAQAEWFQQKSKQINSDSRVPEIIFWHIPSTAYKTVAPKLTIQKPCVGSINKESVASQQAEMGIMNLLVNRTSVKAIFVGHNHGLDWCCPYQKLWLCYARHTGYGGYGDWPRGARILEITENPFSLKTWIRMEDGQMHSEVGLS